The Silene latifolia isolate original U9 population chromosome 4, ASM4854445v1, whole genome shotgun sequence region ttttgttattgGATATCTCATATAATTTCCCATTCCCCAAAAACTTTTTAATTTGGAAAAAATTGGACCTAGTAAAAGTGCAAACTTTTCAAACTTTTATTTGTAATGTCGAGACGATCTTACATTGTGAGACGGTTTATTTGTATAAAAATCCCTCTTTTATTGTTAGCCATAAATCAATGAATTTTTATAAAGAGAACCGTCTCACGGTATTAGGCCGTCTTATTTTACAATTTGTGTGTGATGTGGTGTTGTAGTCTTGTAGAGCTAATGAGATTGATCTAAGTCAAACATTAGTTAAACAATTAGTCTCCCTTAAGACGATAATTTACGCCTAATTTGTAATGTAATTAGATGAAATTTTGAAAAAAAGAAGCTTAACAAAAATATAATGTGTTGCACAAATTCTACATTGTTAGACCGTCTCACCTAATAATTACTGAATGTGTTGTATTCTTGTAGAGCCATTGAAATTGATCTAACTCGAACATTAAATAAATAATTTTACGCTGAATTTGTAATATAATTAGATTAAATTTAAAAATTCATGGCATTTGAATAAACATTGTAGTAGAAATCCTTGATTAAATTAGTTTTGTTTGTGAATTTACAGATACTTGGTTCTAGGACAAGCATGTTGCCACCTAGGATTAATGGAGGATGCAATGGTGCTTCTACAACACGGCAAACGCTTAGCTTCCGCGGCTTTTCGCCGCGAAAGCATATGTTGGTCTGACGACAGTTTCTCCTTCACTGTCGACTCTGAGTCCACGTCATCATCAGAGTCAGCCGTTAATCACCGCCAACCGCTAACAGAAATCGAGTCAATCTCCCACCTTATAGCCCACATTAAGCTCCTTCTCCGGCGTCGAGCAGCTGCAATGGCTGCCTTAGATGCCGGTCTATACACTGAGTCAATCCGCCACTTTTCGAAGATTCTAGAAGGTCGCCGTGCTGCTCCACAGGCTTTTTTAGCTGAGTGTTATTTACACCGGTCTGATGCATTTAAGTCAGCTGGCCGGCTCGTCGAGTCTATAGCTGATCTGAACCGGACTCTTGCTTTGGACCCGTCCTCCACTACCGCACTTCAAGCACGTGCCGGTTTGTTTGAAATGATTGGGTGTATAACCGATGCGGTTCATGATCTTGAACATGTAAAATTGTTGTATAATTCCATTTTAAGGGACCGTACACCGGCCGCTCCAGCATGGAAACCGAAGTCGGTTTCGTATAGGGAGATACCGGGAAGACTTGTTACTCTAGGGTCAAAGATGAACCAATTAAAGCAGAGAATTGCAATGGGGGAGACCGGGAATAATGTCGATtattatggtttgattgggttgAAAAGGGGTTGTTCTAGATCGGAATTGGACCGGGCACATTTATTGTTGGCTTTGAAACATAAACCGGAAAAGTCAATCAGTTTTATAGACCGGTGTGAATTTTCCGATGAAAAGGATTATGATTCGGTCAAAGATCGGGCTAGAATGTCAGCTGTTTTGTTGTATAGACTTCTTCAAAAGGGTTATACTAATCTTTTGGGGTCAATAGCGCAAGAGGCGGCAGCCGAGGGGTGCAAGAAGGCTG contains the following coding sequences:
- the LOC141652912 gene encoding uncharacterized protein LOC141652912, with the protein product MLFDQTFITTMSTSSSSSYSSTSSTSPHLSSSDKKHWWLNTKKMVDRYVKEAKVMISTGEQTELNSALSQLDAALSLSPRHELALELRARSLLYLRRYKDVADMLQDYIPSYKMDDSSGSSSDNSSHSSSRERVKLLGSSSSNNSTEFDSPSCDYPSFKCFSVSDLKKRVLSGFHKNNDKEGQWRYLVLGQACCHLGLMEDAMVLLQHGKRLASAAFRRESICWSDDSFSFTVDSESTSSSESAVNHRQPLTEIESISHLIAHIKLLLRRRAAAMAALDAGLYTESIRHFSKILEGRRAAPQAFLAECYLHRSDAFKSAGRLVESIADLNRTLALDPSSTTALQARAGLFEMIGCITDAVHDLEHVKLLYNSILRDRTPAAPAWKPKSVSYREIPGRLVTLGSKMNQLKQRIAMGETGNNVDYYGLIGLKRGCSRSELDRAHLLLALKHKPEKSISFIDRCEFSDEKDYDSVKDRARMSAVLLYRLLQKGYTNLLGSIAQEAAAEGCKKAALALQQAQAQHQQQLEMQKHRVHVNEVESEPSPVAKAEVDQTEDRLDLGFSFQGVFCRDLATVGNLLSQSGFNRPISVKFEALSC